From the genome of Halorussus caseinilyticus, one region includes:
- the lipA gene encoding lipoyl synthase, with the protein MSRRRKPDWLKMRPPSGREFTGIKQTLRDHDLNTVCEEANCPNLGECWSGKNSESGGTATFMLMGDQCTRNCGFCDVDTGGGQPLDPDEPANVASAVAEIGLDYVVLTSVDRDDLEGQGAAHFAQTIREIKERDPSILVEVLIPDFRGEADLIRKIIDAEPDVIAHNVETVERLQQPVRDPRAGYEQSLAVLEQVERESDIYTKTSIMLGVGEYDHEVYQTLSDLREADVDVVTLGQYLRPSRDHLDVSSYVHPSKFETWRRVAEDELDFLYCASGPMVRSSYKAGELFVDAVIRDGKSVEQARREARNSVTASD; encoded by the coding sequence ATGAGTCGCCGCCGGAAACCCGATTGGCTGAAGATGCGACCGCCCTCGGGCCGGGAGTTCACGGGCATCAAGCAGACCCTGCGCGACCACGACCTCAACACCGTCTGCGAGGAGGCCAACTGTCCGAACCTCGGCGAGTGCTGGAGCGGAAAGAACTCCGAGTCGGGAGGCACTGCGACGTTCATGCTGATGGGCGACCAGTGTACTCGCAACTGCGGATTCTGCGACGTGGACACCGGCGGCGGGCAACCGCTAGACCCCGACGAACCCGCGAACGTGGCGAGCGCCGTCGCCGAAATCGGTCTCGACTACGTGGTCCTGACCTCCGTTGACCGCGACGACTTGGAGGGGCAGGGCGCGGCCCACTTCGCCCAGACGATTCGGGAAATCAAGGAGCGCGACCCCTCCATCCTCGTGGAAGTCCTCATCCCGGACTTCCGCGGCGAGGCGGACCTGATTCGGAAGATTATCGACGCCGAACCCGACGTAATCGCGCACAACGTCGAGACCGTCGAGCGTCTTCAACAACCGGTCCGGGACCCACGCGCTGGCTACGAACAGAGCCTCGCGGTCTTAGAACAGGTCGAACGCGAGTCCGACATCTACACCAAGACTTCCATCATGCTCGGCGTCGGCGAGTACGACCACGAGGTCTACCAGACGCTCAGCGACCTCCGTGAGGCGGACGTGGACGTGGTGACTCTCGGTCAGTACCTCCGACCCTCCCGCGACCACCTCGACGTGTCGAGTTACGTCCATCCCTCGAAGTTCGAGACGTGGCGGCGGGTCGCCGAGGACGAACTCGACTTCCTCTACTGCGCCAGCGGTCCAATGGTCCGGTCGTCGTACAAGGCGGGCGAACTGTTCGTGGACGCCGTGATTCGGGACGGCAAGTCGGTCGAACAGGCCCGCCGCGAGGCCCGCAACAGCGTCACCGCCTCCGACTGA